TCGATGGCAACCGGAACGCCTCCCGCCAGTACCGGGCGTACGAGGCCAGTGAAGCACGCATCAGATCGTCCGGCACGTCAGCCGGGGGTACCCCGATCACCCGGGCCAGGTTCTTTCGCAACTGCTCCGGTCCACCACCCCGGGAGGCATAGAAGGCACCCGCGTCGAAGAGGTTGCGCGCCACCACTTCCGGCATCGCGCGGACCAGCTGCCAACCCGCGGCATAGCCCAAATCGGTCACCTGCCCCGACAGCGGAATGTTCACGAGGCTCCCGGCTCCTGTGTGTCGCCGCCGTCGGGCTGCGAGGGCTGCAGCGGCTGCAATAGGTCCATGGCACCAGGTGAGGTGCGGACCGCGTGGATCCGCTGCGCGACCGTGACCACACTGGCCAGCGCCAGCAGCCAGACGGCGACCTGCAGCAGCCAGGGGGCGTGCAGGAACGGCACCCCGGAGAGCCCGGCGCCGACCAGCACGATCACCAGACGCTCGGGGCGCTCGATGATGCCGCCGTCGCCGCGTAGCCCACTGGCCTCGGCACGGGCCTTGATGTAGGAGATCACCTGCGAGGTGATCAGACAGATGAGGATCCCGACCACGAGTGTCGGGTCGTGCAGCCCGAACGCCGCCCACCACAGCAGGCCGGCGAAGATGGCGCCGTCGGCGATGCGGTCACACGTCGCGTCCAGCACGGCGCCGAATCGGGTGCCGCCGCCGCGTTCACGCGCCATCGCTCCATCGAGCATGTCGGCGAGCACGAAGACGAACACCGCGAACGCGCCCCACCACAGCTGACCGATCGGGAACAGCGTCAGCGCGGCGGTGACCGACCCGGCGGTGCCGACGATCGTGACGATGTCGGGGGTCAGGCCCGCGTGCAGCGCCGCCTTGGCCACCGGCCGCGACAGTTTCGCGTAGGCCGCCCGGCTCATCAGGAACAGGTTGCTCACGGCTGGCGGGCCCATTCCGTGGCGAGCAGTTCCCGGGTCTCGCTCAGCAACTGCGGGATGACCTTGGCGCCGCCGATGATCGTGATGAAGTTCGCGTCGCCGCCCCACCGCGGCACCACGTGCATGTGCAGGTGCTCGGCCAGCGAGCCGCCGGCCGAGACACCCAGGTTCAGGCCGACGTTGAACCCGTGCGGGCGCGAGACGGCCTTGATGACGCGAATCGCCTTCTGCGTGAACGCCATCAGTTCGGCACTCTCGGCCTCGGTCAGGTCCTCGAGCTCAGACACCCGCCGGTACGGCACCACCATGAGGTGGCCCGGGTTGTACGGGTACAGGTTGAGCACGGCGTACACGAGTTCACCGCGGGCCACCATGAGCCCGTCCTCGTCGGACATCTCGGGGATGTCGGTGAACGGCTGCGACGAACCGGCCGAGCCGATCTTGTTGTCGCCCTTGACCGCATCGACGATGTAGCTCATCCGGTGCGGTGTCCACAGCCGCTGCAGATGGTCGGGTTCACCCACGCCATGATCGATGATCGACCGCTCGTCCCCCGTCACCGTGCAGTGCCTGCCTTTACCAGGTCGGCCGTCGGCACCGCATTGTTGCGATCGGCGATCCACTTCACGATCGCCTCCACCGCCTCGTCGACGGGCACCCCGTTGATCTGGGTGCGGTCTCCGAACCGGAACGACACGGCGCCCGCTTCTATGTCCTTGTCCCCCGCCAGGAGCATGAACGGCACCTTCAGGTTCGTGTGGTTGACGATCTTCTTCGCCATCCGGTCGTCGCTGCCGTCGACCTCGACCCGAACCCCGCGTGACTTCAGTTGGGCGGCAACGTCGTACAGGTAATCGAGGTGGGCGTCGGCGACCG
Above is a window of Mycolicibacterium boenickei DNA encoding:
- the pgsA gene encoding phosphatidylinositol phosphate synthase — its product is MSNLFLMSRAAYAKLSRPVAKAALHAGLTPDIVTIVGTAGSVTAALTLFPIGQLWWGAFAVFVFVLADMLDGAMARERGGGTRFGAVLDATCDRIADGAIFAGLLWWAAFGLHDPTLVVGILICLITSQVISYIKARAEASGLRGDGGIIERPERLVIVLVGAGLSGVPFLHAPWLLQVAVWLLALASVVTVAQRIHAVRTSPGAMDLLQPLQPSQPDGGDTQEPGAS
- a CDS encoding HIT family protein, translated to MTGDERSIIDHGVGEPDHLQRLWTPHRMSYIVDAVKGDNKIGSAGSSQPFTDIPEMSDEDGLMVARGELVYAVLNLYPYNPGHLMVVPYRRVSELEDLTEAESAELMAFTQKAIRVIKAVSRPHGFNVGLNLGVSAGGSLAEHLHMHVVPRWGGDANFITIIGGAKVIPQLLSETRELLATEWARQP